In a single window of the Nitrospira sp. MA-1 genome:
- a CDS encoding histidine kinase, with protein MSDTKTILVAVSDIFFYTKIRDAFLPQGYKLERIRTGDDWQTKALASQPMGIIVNMNDDRLNASDIVKSLRTLPQTQALPILAFANHEEVQTWKLAKDLGIQKIVSRNEFSARTLALFEEITTAATS; from the coding sequence ATGTCAGACACCAAAACGATTCTTGTGGCGGTTAGTGATATCTTCTTCTACACCAAAATACGCGACGCCTTTTTACCGCAAGGCTATAAACTGGAACGTATCCGCACTGGAGATGACTGGCAGACGAAAGCTCTTGCCAGCCAGCCGATGGGCATTATCGTCAACATGAATGATGATCGGCTCAATGCATCCGATATTGTGAAATCGCTACGCACACTTCCTCAAACACAGGCATTACCCATCCTGGCCTTTGCCAATCATGAAGAAGTTCAAACATGGAAACTGGCGAAAGACCTTGGAATTCAAAAAATTGTCTCGCGCAATGAGTTTTCTGCGAGGACACTCGCGCTATTTGAGGAAATCACGACGGCAGCGACATCATGA
- a CDS encoding tetratricopeptide repeat protein, translated as MDIQDFLDQGEGHEEDKVTAWNLFQQAYELQMKGQLEEAVDLYKQSIDIFPTAEAHTFLGWAYSFMGQLQEAIEECQVAIRQDPEFGNPYNDIGAYLIELNQLDEAIPWLEKAMKAKRYENPSFPHMNLGRVYERQGEWDQAVDSYKKSLALNPEYKTAKQALMRILTLMN; from the coding sequence ATGGATATTCAAGATTTTCTCGACCAGGGTGAGGGCCACGAAGAAGATAAGGTGACGGCCTGGAACCTTTTCCAGCAGGCCTATGAACTCCAAATGAAAGGGCAACTGGAAGAAGCCGTGGATCTTTATAAACAATCCATCGACATTTTCCCGACTGCAGAAGCACATACGTTTTTAGGATGGGCCTATAGTTTCATGGGACAATTGCAGGAAGCCATTGAGGAATGCCAAGTGGCTATTCGTCAGGACCCTGAATTCGGAAATCCCTATAACGATATCGGGGCTTACCTTATTGAGCTCAACCAGCTGGACGAGGCTATTCCCTGGCTTGAAAAAGCGATGAAAGCCAAACGATATGAAAACCCTTCTTTTCCTCACATGAATCTCGGCCGTGTGTATGAACGACAAGGGGAATGGGACCAGGCAGTCGATTCCTACAAAAAATCCCTGGCTCTTAACCCTGAATACAAGACAGCAAAACAAGCGCTCATGCGCATTCTGACTCTTATGAACTAG
- a CDS encoding sulfide-dependent adenosine diphosphate thiazole synthase translates to MNPINIAPLRERDITRHIAREYYKEFDSLIESDIIIVGGGPSGLLCARDLAATGFRTLLIEQSLALGGGFWSGGFLMNKATICEPADRILEELGIPFKPIKDCPGMTMVDPPHVTSRLISAAYEAGVKIMNLTKVVDLILRQDQRIEGVVVNNSTVEMAGHGTIHVDPIALESQIVVDATGHDAVVVNLLHQRNLYQKVPGNGAMWVARSEVLVVENTREIYPNCFVAGLAVAAVDGSPRMGPAFGSMLLSGRRAAELVQSKLKGE, encoded by the coding sequence ATGAATCCTATCAACATCGCTCCTTTACGAGAACGGGATATCACCCGTCACATTGCCAGGGAGTACTACAAAGAATTCGACTCACTGATTGAAAGCGATATCATCATCGTCGGAGGAGGTCCGTCCGGACTCCTCTGCGCCAGAGACCTTGCCGCGACCGGTTTCCGGACACTGCTCATCGAACAATCACTAGCTCTTGGTGGCGGCTTTTGGTCTGGTGGTTTTCTCATGAATAAGGCCACGATTTGCGAACCAGCGGATCGGATTCTTGAAGAATTGGGCATTCCCTTTAAACCGATTAAAGACTGCCCGGGAATGACCATGGTTGATCCGCCTCATGTGACCAGCAGGCTCATCTCCGCTGCCTACGAAGCCGGCGTCAAGATTATGAATCTTACCAAAGTCGTCGATCTCATTCTTCGGCAAGATCAGCGAATCGAAGGTGTGGTGGTCAATAATTCCACCGTGGAAATGGCGGGGCATGGTACCATTCACGTAGACCCCATTGCCCTTGAAAGTCAAATTGTGGTTGATGCCACCGGTCATGATGCCGTCGTGGTTAATCTCCTCCACCAACGTAACTTATATCAGAAGGTGCCTGGAAACGGGGCTATGTGGGTGGCGCGTTCCGAAGTATTAGTGGTAGAAAATACCCGTGAAATCTATCCAAATTGCTTTGTCGCTGGCTTGGCCGTTGCTGCAGTTGATGGCAGTCCACGGATGGGACCGGCGTTTGGGTCGATGTTACTTTCCGGCCGACGTGCAGCTGAGTTGGTTCAGAGTAAACTCAAAGGCGAATAA
- the thiC gene encoding phosphomethylpyrimidine synthase ThiC, translated as MTPPQATTTSPPTPALRVVSEEPRIPLSSLSIQPFPGSQKIYRTGSRPDVRVPMREIHQTPSHSPQDHTEVQNPSVIVYDTSGPYTDPALHIDVRKGLHPLRKDWIAERQDVEPLKEVSSQYGRTRANDPALQAIRFHLQRPPLRAKSGRNVTQLHYARKGIVTPEMEFIAIRENQAREEHQSAQQGTGQTFGVTQHPGQNWGASTPSYITPEFVRDEIARGRAIIPANINHPEIEPMIIGRNFLVKINANIGNSAVSSSIEEEVEKLIWSIRWGGDTVMDLSTGKNIHETREWIIRNSPVPIGTVPIYQALEKVGGKPEELTWEIFRDTLVEQAEQGVDYFTIHAGVRLAYVPLTASRMTGIVSRGGSIHAKWCLAHHQENFAYTHFEEICEIMKSYDVSFSLGDGLRPGSLADANDAAQFAELETLGELTHIAWKHDVQVMIEGPGHVPMQLIKENMDKQLSVCDEAPFYTLGPLTTDIAPGYDHITSAIGAAMIGWYGCAMLCYVTPKEHLGLPDKEDVKAGVMAYKIAAHAADLAKGHPGAQHRDNALSQARFEFRWQDQFNLSLDPETAKDFHDATLPAQGAKLAHFCSMCGPHFCSMKITQDVREYAAEKQLADEAALKQGMQEKSEEFRKTGGDLYL; from the coding sequence ATGACACCACCCCAAGCCACAACCACTAGCCCACCAACACCCGCATTGCGCGTCGTTTCTGAGGAGCCCCGTATTCCTCTTTCCTCCTTATCGATTCAACCATTTCCGGGCTCACAAAAAATATATCGAACCGGCTCGAGGCCAGATGTACGAGTCCCTATGCGCGAGATTCATCAAACCCCAAGTCATAGTCCTCAAGACCACACTGAAGTTCAGAACCCTTCTGTCATCGTCTATGATACCTCAGGACCCTATACGGATCCTGCTCTCCACATTGATGTGCGCAAAGGTCTCCATCCCCTCAGAAAGGATTGGATTGCGGAACGGCAAGACGTAGAACCTTTAAAAGAGGTCAGTTCACAGTATGGACGAACCCGGGCCAACGATCCCGCCTTACAGGCCATCCGATTCCATTTGCAACGCCCACCCCTTCGGGCAAAATCAGGTCGAAATGTCACCCAATTGCATTATGCTCGGAAGGGAATCGTCACACCGGAAATGGAATTTATTGCCATACGGGAGAACCAGGCACGAGAGGAACACCAATCCGCCCAACAAGGGACCGGACAAACCTTTGGGGTGACTCAACATCCTGGCCAGAATTGGGGCGCGTCCACTCCTTCCTATATCACCCCGGAGTTTGTTCGTGATGAAATTGCCCGGGGACGGGCCATTATTCCTGCCAATATTAATCATCCGGAAATTGAGCCTATGATCATCGGGCGCAATTTTTTAGTTAAAATAAACGCCAACATCGGCAATTCTGCCGTGTCCTCTTCCATTGAAGAGGAAGTTGAAAAATTGATTTGGTCTATCCGATGGGGTGGCGACACCGTCATGGACCTCTCCACAGGGAAAAATATCCACGAAACTCGTGAGTGGATTATTCGAAATTCTCCAGTACCTATAGGGACCGTTCCCATCTACCAAGCATTAGAAAAAGTTGGAGGAAAACCTGAGGAACTTACCTGGGAAATCTTTCGAGATACTCTCGTGGAACAAGCCGAACAAGGCGTGGACTACTTCACCATTCACGCCGGTGTTCGCCTGGCCTATGTCCCACTGACCGCCTCTCGCATGACCGGCATCGTCTCACGAGGCGGATCTATCCATGCCAAATGGTGCCTCGCTCACCATCAGGAAAACTTCGCCTATACGCATTTTGAAGAAATCTGCGAGATTATGAAAAGCTATGATGTATCCTTCAGTTTAGGCGACGGACTGCGCCCTGGTTCTTTGGCAGACGCCAACGACGCGGCTCAATTCGCCGAACTGGAAACCTTGGGAGAACTCACCCATATTGCATGGAAGCATGATGTGCAGGTCATGATTGAAGGTCCGGGACACGTTCCCATGCAACTCATTAAAGAAAACATGGACAAGCAGCTTTCCGTCTGTGACGAAGCCCCCTTTTATACCCTGGGCCCCCTCACCACGGATATCGCTCCAGGCTACGACCACATCACCTCGGCGATCGGCGCGGCGATGATCGGCTGGTATGGATGCGCTATGCTGTGTTACGTCACGCCCAAGGAACATTTGGGCCTACCGGACAAAGAAGACGTGAAGGCCGGAGTCATGGCTTACAAAATCGCCGCACATGCGGCAGATTTGGCCAAAGGCCATCCCGGAGCCCAACACAGGGACAATGCCCTATCTCAGGCGCGCTTTGAATTTCGATGGCAGGACCAATTCAATTTATCCCTTGACCCGGAAACGGCGAAGGATTTCCATGATGCCACACTCCCCGCGCAAGGAGCGAAGCTAGCCCACTTTTGCTCCATGTGTGGCCCGCATTTTTGTTCCATGAAAATTACCCAGGACGTGCGAGAGTATGCTGCGGAAAAACAATTGGCAGATGAGGCCGCACTGAAACAAGGCATGCAGGAAAAATCCGAAGAGTTCCGGAAAACCGGTGGAGACTTATATCTGTAA
- a CDS encoding glycosyltransferase family 4 protein, producing the protein MDLSNKFPYQANKHALKNEGSNLVPYFNETSSEADGDGKVNKKIKDDTPVRVLHLIDRITGYGTTRLLWDIVRLTPPDKVKHLVISFSPDKGKWITADLLREKGAYGQVPKRRILKLLDRWSLTWFLGRYISTIWHVCKALIWFRPDIINVHTTYALTIGVPLKVLLRRPVVHLVPSLFSQMVDEGKPWVPRLYARFHGLFDCFFTAASRCQDELHAVGIPNSKIVPLRGILDLEEINKIRHKREQFHKTIRENYHLPSDAFIALSVGRLDSSKGHIYALEALSSLVQQFPKLYWLLVGDGKQRAELENRAKDLGTYTHMHLVGYQDDLLPYYAAATMFLRTMIFEETNLSTYKAMAMGLPIIGFDTGCETELLKTVGHGILVPNKSVAGLSAAVAQILTLPDHGRELGGRGIEFCQANLDIRLGIEDITAVYKKLRDGG; encoded by the coding sequence ATGGACCTATCTAACAAATTTCCATATCAGGCGAATAAGCATGCATTAAAAAACGAAGGCAGTAATTTAGTGCCCTATTTCAACGAGACCTCTTCGGAAGCAGACGGGGATGGAAAAGTGAACAAAAAGATCAAGGATGATACGCCGGTCCGAGTGCTCCATCTGATTGATAGAATAACCGGCTATGGCACAACAAGATTGCTCTGGGATATTGTGCGCTTGACCCCACCGGATAAGGTCAAACACTTAGTCATTAGCTTTTCGCCTGATAAAGGAAAATGGATAACGGCAGATCTTCTGCGAGAGAAGGGTGCCTATGGCCAAGTTCCTAAACGCCGTATCTTAAAACTTTTAGATCGTTGGTCCCTGACTTGGTTTCTTGGCCGGTACATTTCAACAATATGGCATGTCTGTAAAGCCTTAATCTGGTTTCGCCCGGACATTATTAATGTACATACAACTTATGCCTTAACCATTGGCGTGCCATTAAAAGTCCTGTTGCGGCGCCCAGTGGTTCATCTGGTTCCGTCACTCTTTTCCCAAATGGTGGATGAAGGAAAACCCTGGGTTCCAAGACTGTATGCCCGTTTTCATGGCTTATTCGATTGTTTCTTCACTGCTGCCTCCCGCTGTCAGGATGAACTGCATGCAGTAGGCATTCCCAATTCCAAAATTGTTCCTCTTCGCGGGATTCTTGACCTTGAAGAAATCAACAAGATTCGACATAAACGGGAACAATTCCATAAGACAATCAGAGAAAATTATCATTTGCCTTCAGATGCTTTTATTGCACTTTCTGTCGGTCGCCTGGACTCCTCTAAAGGGCACATATATGCCTTGGAAGCTCTTTCCAGCCTTGTACAACAGTTTCCTAAGCTCTATTGGCTTTTGGTTGGCGATGGGAAGCAACGTGCAGAACTAGAAAACCGTGCAAAAGATTTAGGCACTTATACCCATATGCATCTCGTTGGCTATCAGGATGACCTCCTACCTTATTACGCAGCCGCCACAATGTTTCTTCGTACCATGATTTTTGAGGAGACCAATCTTTCAACCTATAAAGCCATGGCTATGGGCTTACCCATCATAGGGTTTGATACGGGCTGTGAAACCGAGCTTTTAAAAACGGTTGGTCACGGGATTTTAGTACCCAATAAAAGTGTTGCTGGTTTATCTGCGGCAGTAGCACAGATCCTGACACTGCCTGACCATGGAAGAGAACTTGGTGGTCGTGGCATAGAGTTTTGTCAGGCCAATTTGGACATTCGATTGGGAATCGAGGATATAACCGCAGTGTACAAGAAACTTAGAGATGGAGGTTGA